The sequence ACGGACAGCGACACAGTGACGCTGGACTGGGCCTTCCAGTCGCTCGAATCCGGCGTGAGCCTGGGTGTCATCCTCCCGTCGGAGAAGACCTTCGACGCCATGGTCTCCACCATGGCGAGCCGTGCGTGGGTGCCGTTCACCGCGCTGCTGGCGCTGCTCGCCGCGCTCGGTCTGCGTCACCGCCGGCCCATGGCGCTCCATGAGACGTACCTGCTGGCCGCCGTCTACGGCTTCTTCTTCGTGCTGCTCTCGTACCTGGCCGCCTTCATGAACTTCTACGTCGCCTATGCCATCTCCGCGCTGGGGCTGGGCGCGGCGGTCGTCGCCTGGGTCCGGTGGATCTTCCCCAAGGAGCGCCTCGGTGTGCTCATCGGCCTCTGGGGCGCGACGCTCATCGTTCCCACCGTCGCCGTCATCCTCGAGGGCTACACCGGCCTCATCTACACGCTGGAGATTCTCGCGGCGCTGCTCGGCCTGATGGTGCTCTCCACGCGCGCCAGCGTGCGCGCCTTCCTCTCTGACTTGTCGCAGCCCGGTGAGCCGCCGCGTGCCGCCGCCGTCGCTGCTGTTCCTTCCACCCCCGTCACTCCGGAAGCGAGCTGATTCGCCATGTGGACCCTTCCTCTCGTCGTCGGATTGCTGCTGGGCACGGCCGATACGTCGGCCCCGTCGGGCACGGCCACCGTGCCGCTGGAGCAGCTCATTCCCCTCTATGCACAGCAGGAGTCGGCGAAGCCCGCGCCGCCTCCCACGGAAGCCCTGGTGAAGAGCCAACTCCAGGGCCGTCTCTCCGCGGACTCACTCCACGTCGTGGGCCAGTTCGACGTGGAGGTGCTCGCGGGCGAGCGCTGGACGCAGGTGCGCCTGCTCCAGCTCGACGCGGACACGTACCCCAGTGAGCTGCCGACAATCGAAGGCGCCACGGTGGGCGTGGTGGACGGGTACCTGTGCCTCGTCACGCGCAAGGCCGGACGCTATGCCTTCGAGGTGAGCCTCGCGGTGCGCTCGCCGGGCACGGGGCCCGAGCGCCGCGTGCAGCTGCGCTTCGGGCCGCATGTGGCGCCGGTGCCGCTGACGCTGGAGGCGGACACGGCCGTCTTCACGCTGATGGAGCCGCTGCCCGTCTCGGCCGGCGAGTCGTACTCCGTCTATCCCGTGCAGGGCGTGCTGCGCGTCGGCTGGCGCGCGGCCATGGCGCAGGCGGAGAAGACTCAGAAGCAGCAGGTGCGCCCGCCGCTGGAACCGCGAATCACCGATGCCACTGCGTCCTGGGTGTCCACGCTGGAGGGGCGCGCCACGCTGCGCGTGAGCTATGCGCTGAGCCTGGACCGCGAGCAGCCGCTGGAACTGGAGCTTCCCGAGGGACACCGGCTGGAGCGCATCACCGTGAACTCCGTGCCCGTGCCGGTGGAGACGCAGGATGGGACGTTGAAGCTGAAGGTGGCGCCCGCGCGCCTCGGTGAGACGGCGGTCACGCTGGAGGTGGTGCTGGCGCGCGAGCTTGGCGTCTTCCATCTCTCCGGACGGTTGAAGCTGGCGCTGCCGCGTGTCTCGTGGCCGGTGGCCGAGCTGCGCGCCCGCGCGCACTTCCCCGCGGTGTTCAACTACCGCCGCGAGGGCGGCAGCCTGGAACAGGTGGACTCCGCGGCCGCGACGGATGCAGCCGAGGCGGGCCTGCCGGGGAAGGAACTGAACTTCCGTCAGTACCTCGTGGCGGCCTCCGCGCCGACGCTGGAGCTGGGCTACTCGGTGGACATCTCCAACAGCTACTTCCGCTGAGTCATCGCGGTGTCGGTTGAAGACCTCGCGCGGCACGCTCCGCGCGAGGGAATGACAGTGCGGCGACGAGGTTGCCCTGGTCCTTCTCGAGCGCGTGCTCCTCGGCGATATGTTCGAGAAGGGCTGCGTGTGGGGCGCGCTGCGCGAGCGAAGAGGACGACTACCGGCGCTGAATCATCTGCGTGGGCACCGCGACCACCGCGAAGGCGGCTCCCGGACTTGTCTCCTTCGCGGGTAGCAACTCCAACGCCGCGCCGAAGGCTCGCAGCATCGACTGCGAGATGGTCAGCCCCAGCCCCGTGCCGCCCCGCTCACGCGCGGTGGTGAAGAAGGCGTCGAAGATGCGCGCGCGGTTGGCTTCGGAGATGCCGCGCCCGTTGTCGCGCACCACCACGCGCACCGGGCCAGGGCCGTCCGTCTCCACCGCCAAGTCCACGCGCACGCTCTCGCCACCGTGCTGGCGCGCGTTGGTGATGAGCTGCCAGAGCACGTCGTCCAGCACCTCGGCCGGAAGCGAAAGCTGGAGTCCCGCCGGCACCGCCGCCACCTGCACGTGCGCCACGCCCTCCGCGCGGGCCCGCGTGGCGAGCCCCTCCAGCAGCGGTGCCAGCTCCACCTGTGCGGGTGTGGCCGTCATCGAGTCCGCGCGCGCCAGCTCCAGCAGTCGCTGCACCAATCGCGTCAGGCGCCTTGCATCCGCGTCCACGTTGGAGAGGAAGCGCGCCCGCTGCTCCGGAGACATGACGTCCGCACTGTCGCGCAGCAGCTCCACCGCGCCCTGGATGGAGGCCAGCGGTGTCTTGAACTCGTGCGACACGTTGGCGGCGAACGAGCGGATGTACTGGTTCCTGTCCCGCAGCGCCGTGGCCATGCCGGCCAGTGCCTCCGACAACTCGGCCAGCTCGGCGACCACGGGGCGTGCCACTGGCTCGAAGCCCGACGGGGCGCTCGCGGCGATGGCTCGCGTCTGCTTCACCAGCGCCCGCACCGGCCGGCCTACCAGGGCGCCCGCAGCGAGCGACATCAGCGCCACCGCGCCCAACAGGACGAGCCCCGTGGCTGTCAGATTCCACCGGTCCGCGTACATGGCCTTGGCGAAGGTCATCGGCGTGCGCGCCAGCACCACCGCGCCCCAGACTCGCTCGCCGTGCAGCACGGGCAGAGCCACCGAGACGCGGATGCCGGTGTCGCGACTGAGCGAGGCCAGGGGGGTGTCCTCGGGCTCGGCGTAGCGGCGGCGCAGGACGCTGGTGGGCTCTCCGCGCAGGGCCCGCTGCACCTCCGCGCGGTCCGCCAGCGAGACGCCGAGCACCTCCGGACTGCTGCTCGCCACCACGACGCCTTCCGAGTCCACCACGCGGATGCCAGCCAGCGTGGCGGCGCGCACCTGCTCCAACAGTGGGTTCAGCCGAGCTCCGGCCACCAGTGCACGAGGCTCTCCAGGGACTGGCGACTGAGCGGGCGTCTCGTCCGGCGGGAGCGGCACGTCTGACGCCTTCAGTGACGGGAGGATGGGCCTCAGCCGCTTGTCATCGGGAACCGGGAAGGGCCAGCGGGAGATGCGCACGCGGCCGTAGTGCTCGGCATCCACGTCGCCGCGGAGTTGCTCGTGGAAGACCTCGGCCACCACCGCGCCCTGGGCGATGAGCTCTGTCTCCGTCTGCCGGATGAGCTGGTTGTCGTAGACGCGCACGAAGGACAGGCCCGCGAGCGTGAGCATGAAGCCGGCCACGCCCACGGCGGCGAAGACCATCCACAGGCGCGGGCGCGCACGTGGGCTAGGGGAGGGCGAGCCGATAGCCGAGGCCATGCACTGTCTCGATGACTTCCCCACCGGCCGCGGCGAACTTCTGCCGCACCCGGCGCACGTGGCTGTCGATGGTCCGGTCGCTCACCACCACGTCTTCGTAGACGCGCGTCATCAGCTCGTCGCGGGTGAACACCTTGCCGGGCACACGCAACAGCGTGGCGAGCAACTGGAACTCCGTGACGGTGAGCACCACCTCCTGCTCGCCCCACCAGGCGCGCCAGCGCTCCGCGTCCATGCGCAGCGCACCTCGCTGCTGCATTCGCGAGGCGGGCGGCTCGGGCTCTGGCGTTGCGTTCGACGTGGGCCGCGCGCGACGCAGCACCGCCTTCACACGCGCCACCAGTTCGCGCGGGCTGAAGGGCTTGGTGAGGTAGTCGTCGCCGCCCAATTCCAGCCCGAGGATGCGGTCCACTTCGTCGTCTCGCGAGGAGAGGAAGACGATGGGCAGCTCGTGCTTGCGGCGGACCTCGCGGCACACGGCGAGCCCATCCATCTCCGGCATCATGATGTCGAGGACGATGAGCGCGGGCACGGCGCGCTGCACCTGAGTCAGGGCCGCGCGGCCATCCGAAGCTTCCACGACATGGAAGCCTCCCTGCTGCTCCAGCGCGAAGCGGACGATTTCCCGCAGGTGCGGATCATCATCGACGACGAGGACGGTGGGACGTTCAGCCACGGGCGCGGAGTCTAGCCTGCGCGGGAGGGCGACCGAAGGGCCTGCGCCTCGACCAGGGCGTTCACTGCATCAGCTCACTGCCTTCACCTCGGTGCGTCCGAAAGGGCGGGGTACCGCCAGGGGTACCCCGCCGAGTGCTGCCGTTACCACCGCCGCGAACGCCGGCGGGGACGAGGAATCGCCACCGCGGCGGCGAGCAGCAGAATGACTGGAATGAACACGAGCATCGTCTGAGCCATCACCGTCGCCCTCCTTTCAGGAAGTCGCGCACTATGGCGCCCCCCTCTGACGTGCCGTCTGGGGCTTTCCTGAAAACACCGATAAACAGGAACGTGACAGCCGGAGCGGATGCGGGCCGCTCCTTCCTGTTCTCGGTGGGCCTGCCAGGAGTACGACGGGGCCTCGCCCCCATTGCATGCGGCGGCGCGTGTTCAGCCGGTGACGCCTACAGCAGCTCGCGGGTGATGACCTCGGAGCGCTCCTTGTCGTTCCAGGTCACCTTCCGCGTCTCGCGGCCATTGAAGTACATGGCCTCCTTGTCGCTGAGGAGCTTGCGGATGGTGATGCGGGAGAGGAACTGGCCCTCGTCCAGGCCGTGCGACAGCTCGTAGCGAGGGACTGTCGCGGGCAGCTCGCCCAGGCGGACGCGAATCTCGCCCACGGTGTCCACGTAGTCCGCCAGGCACTCCAACTGGACCAGCGCGCGCCGCAGCACCTTGTCCGTGCGCTTGCTGATGACGCGGTCCCAGAAGAGGTAGCCCGCGCCCAGCGTGGCCGCGCTGGTGAAGAAGATGAAGAAGTTCAGCGCCGGGTCCAGGAGGCGGTTGCGCGTGAGGCCCTTGTCGTGGGCGGCCTCCTCGAGGATGTCCTTCATGGACTCCACCGCCGTCCGGTGCGCCATCTGCACCCACTCGCGCGCGTCCTTCTCCGCGCCGAGCAGCAGCCAGCAGAAGCCCAGGTGCAGCGCCGTCAACGAGACGCGCGCCTTGTCGCGCTCCATGCCCAGCGCGTCCGTGAAGCTGTTGCGCGCGGCCTTGAGCAACTCGAGCTGCTCGTCGCGCGTGCGGTGCGGCTTGAGCGCCGCTTCCAGGTGGATGCGGCCTGCGTGGAAGGGGCCCTCCTGGAGCGCCTTCACGTCGCGGTGGAGCTGGCGCAGCAGCGTGAGCTGCTCCTCCTGCGTCCCGAGCAGCGCCCTCACCAGCGTCGTCGCGGCCGCATCCTCCAGCCGCGCGCCCGCCTGTTTGGGCACCGCCGTGACGAGCTCCTCCCACCTGGCCATGCGCGGACTCCCATGTGCTGTGGTGACCATGGATGCTGTGAAGCCCCCCTGCGACACGAGTCTGCCACAACGTGCGGGAGGTCCAGCATGCACGCCGCGCTTCCACTTCACGTCGCCGCACCCAGGGCCGCGAGGAAGCGCAGCGCTTTCAGACTCGGCATAAAAAAATACCCGCCTCCTCTGGTGGTCACGAAGCGCTGGAGGTCGGCGACGCACTCGCGCACCGGTTGACGGGGGATGATGAGCCTTCCGCCGCCGTCTCCGGACAGCGGATCCTCCGCGCCTTCCACCCCACGGAGCTGGTCATAATGGACCCAGCTGCGCTGGATGAACTCGAACTGGCGGCCCAGGCTGGTGTTGAGCGCGAGGAAGAGGAGGCCCTTTCCGCTGGTGTCCTCGTAGCTGAAGCCACGGCGGAGCAGGCGGTGGCGCCGCGTCACATCCATCGACGTCTGGCGCGAAGGCGGCAGCGAGTCGCGCGGGTTGCAGCGGCGCGCGTGCGCCGTCACCGGGCAGCCGTAGCCGTGCGGATCATCGCGCGCGTACAGGAAGCTGTTGTCCACGTCCTTCGGGCCGGTGCGTGATACCGGGGGGGGCTTCGCCTTCTCGCGGAAGAGGAACGGCAGCAGACGGTGCAGCGGGCAGCGCTTCGCGGGAGCCAGCGGCGAGCCGTTGCGCCAGCGGCCCACCAGCTTCGCGGCCAGCCACTCGCGGCGGTGCTCGGGCGTGCCTTGCGGCGCGAGGTCGGCGTTGCGCTCCAGGAAGCGCTCGAACTCGCGCACGTCCTGCTCCAGCTTGCGCACCACGAGGTAGCTGCCATTGTGGCCAAGGTCCTTCCAGCCCGCGTGAGCCGGGCTGTCCCGCAGCTCGTTCGCGACGTCGAGCTCCGCCGGCACGCAGGGAGACAGCGGATAGTCCGCGTACTCGTTGGCGTGGCCGAGGATGAACTCTCCGCTCTTCACGGGCCGGTCATAGTCGCGAGGGTGCCCGTCGGGCTCGTTGAAGCCCTCGATGCGCGGCTGCGACAGCCCGTCCAGGAAGCCGAAGTGGTCGCGGAAGTAGCCGGGCGGGTCTTCGGGTCGCTGCTCGCGGTGGCCCTGCTGCACGAAGATTTCTCGCAGCCCCTGCTGGGTCGCGAGCATCCGGTGGTCGTGGAGCAGGCGCTTCATCCGCTCCTCGTTCGACGCGTAGAGCAGCAGCAGCACATGGAGGTCGCTCTCATTCCGCGTGCCTCCCAGCTCCCAGCGGTCCGGGTCATTGGCTTCCACGTCGCGCAGGTGCTCGCGCGCGCGGTGGGCCATGCCCTCGCGCAGCTCGAAGGGCAGGGTGGCCAGCACCTCTTCCGGCAGCCCGAGCGCCGCGAGGCCCTGGGGCGTCAGCGCGAGGTTGACGCGCGAGTATTCCTTCCCGTGCTCGCGCGTGCGGTGGTGATGGCCACGAGGGTCCGCGGAGGTAATCCCGTCGCGGGCCAGCTCGCCGAGCCATTGGCGGCAGCGCGCCGCGTCCTCGACGCGCAGGAAGAGCAGCGTCAGCTCGCGCATGTCCCGGTAGCCGTGCAGCAGCAGTGCCTGGATGTCTTCCAGGTCCAAATCAGGCAATGGCTCAGGCGACGGCGTGCTGCTCCGGGGCAAGGTGCGGATGGAGTCCGGTGGGCTCGAATACACGGGGCATCCTCCTGGGCTCCCGCCACCGCTCACGGAGGGCGGCGGAGAGCGCGGACAGCGAGTGGCTCACGAGGGCCGGGAAGCGCAGCAGCGCCCGGCCGGGATTGCAGGCCCCCCGGGACAGGAACGCGGCGAAGGCGCGCCGCGCGGCCCAGTCCCGCAGCGGCCGGTCGATGCGCTCGCGTGACAGCAGCTCGCGCAGCCGGAGCGCGTTGTGCAACAGCAGCAGCGAGTGGCGCTGGTACGGGCCGCCATCCAGCGCGGCGCTGTACCAGACGCGGGTGGGCACCTCGTGCCCGCGCAGCCAGGCCTTGAAGGGCTCAACGGACAGGCGCAGCTCCCAGCCTCCCCACCATTTGCGTTTGGGGAAGAAGCCGCGCGTCTTCGCGGGGAAGCCGTCCGTGTGACTCCAGATGAGCTCCAGGAAGGCGCGCACGTCCGTGTGGTCCACGAACGAGTCGATGTACGCCTCCCAGCTGTCGTCGTAGTTGCTGAGGAAGATGAGGTGCTTCGTCCCGTCTGCCTCCGAGTGCAGGAGCCAGCGCGCGCAGTGGATGGTCTGGATGAGGTTCAGCCCCACGACGTAGCGGCTCAGGCGTTTGTCCACGCTGGGCAGCGCCACCTCGGCCAGCTTCTTCGCCAGCGGGCCTCCGGTGACGCGCGCCACGTGCACCATCGGGTTCTGCACCATGGCATCCGTGGGAGGCGGAGGACTGCGCGGCACGCCCAATTCCGGCGAGCACGGGCCCCACACCCTGGGCGGCTCCTTCGAGCGGCGCAGCCACAGCCCGAAGCGCAGCACGCCCACTTTCGGCAGCGCGCTCACGTAGCGGTGGAAGGGATATGTCAGCGTGGCCACGGCCGCGGCGCGCCGGGCGGATTCCAGCCGCTTGCTCCAGCCGGCGTCGAACACGGTGGACGAGACGGACAGCGCCACGTCCCGCAGCTCGCGGTGCAGGTGCGGCAGCTCTCCACGCCCTCCGCGCCAGGGCGTCTCCGCGAGCAGGCGAACCCGCGCGTCGAGATGCTGGTTCACCTCGCGCAGCACGTCCACGGACTCGCGCAGGTCCTCCGGAGACTCGAAGCGGTATGCGAAGTCCACGTGCCGCGTGGTGGCCTCCACCCGGTGGTTCAGGAGGTACGCCTCCACCGCGTCCGGCTCCGCGAGCCCCCGCGCGGGGTAGTCGCGGCAGGCCCGGTAGATGTCGTCGAACACCGTGGCGGCGCGAGCCTCGTGCGCGCGCAAGTTCCAGAGCCACGCGACGAAGCCATGGAAGAGCCTCCGGTCGAGCTCGCGCGCGTCTTTGTCCTCGCCCGGTACGGTGAAGTCCGCGGCGAAGAGGAGGCGGTAGTCCTTCGTGGCCTCTTCCGGTGGCGCCAGGTCGATGATGGCCCAGCGTGCGAAGTGCAAGCCGGGCACGCCGGAGAAGAGCGCCGTGCGCAACCGCGCGGCCTCCGTTAGCGAAGTTTCGAGGTCGACGAGCGCGTCCGGAAGGATGCGCGTGATGACGGTGGCTGTGCCGTGGCGCATGGATGTCCCCCCGCTTCGGGCTCCTCCTGGAGCGAATTCGCGCGCCCCTGATGTGACGCCGACCGGGGGCGGAGAGAACGGCACGGCGGCGGGGCCGCGCCCGCTCGACCCGCCCCGGGGAACGAGGGCAGACAGGTGTGGAGATGCCCTGCCCCGGACCCGAGGGTGATGCGAGCCCCCGCGTGAGGGAGGTCGGCCAGGGTGGCCACCAGGCGTTTCCTTGTTGAGCCCGGACACCATTCCTAACGTGAACCGGGGTGGCGCCGGGCGCGAGCCGTGCGGGGGGAATTCGGCGATGCCAGATTGGACCGGTGACAACAGAAGAGAGCGCGGGAGCTCGAGGCCGGGGTACGACCCGGACCTGGAGGCACTCGACCGCGAGGACTTCGAGGACACCTTCCTGCGCAGCGTAGCGCGGGCTTCGGTGCCCCCTCGCCTGCCCGTGCCCGGCATGCGGTTGGGAGACCGCGATGGCGGGCGCTACGAGGTGCTCGAGGAACTGGGCGGCGGCGCCATGGGACAGGTCTTCCGCGCGAGGGACCAGGTGCTGCAGCGACTGGTGGCGCTGAAGTTCCTCATCCCGCACGAGTCCATCGCCGAGGCGCCGATGATTGCCCTCCTGCGGCAGGAGGGGCGGGCGATTGCCCAACTGGACCACGAGCACATCGTCCGCATCTTCAACGTGGACGTGTGGAGCAGCGAGCCGGGAGAGCCCCCGGTCCCCTTCCTCGTCATGGAGTGCCTGGAGGGCGAGTCCCTGTCCGCGCTCCTGCGTCGCGGGCGGCCGGGGCCACGCCGGGCCATGGAGATTCTCGACGCGGTGGCCGCGGGACTGGCGCACGCGCATGAACACCACATCGTCCACCGCGACCTCAAGCCCAGCAACGTCTTCATCACTCGCAAGGGCAAGGTGAAGATTCTCGACTTCGGCCTCGCGTGGCTCGCCGCCGCCAGCGCGCCGCCCGACGTGTCGCTGTCCACTGCGGGCACGCCCCCGTACATGTCTCCCGAGCAGTGGCGCGGCGAGGCGCAGGACGCGCGCACGGACCTGTGGTCCGCGGGCATCCTGCTCTTCGAGATGCTGACCGGCGAGCCGCCGTACACGGGCAGCCCGGAGGAGATTCGCGAGCGGGTGATGTCACCGGACCCCGCGCCCTCGGTGCGTGAGCGCGTGCCGGCGCTGCCGGAGGCGGTGGACCGGCTGCTGGCCTCGCTGCTGGCGAAGTCGCCGGACGAGCGGCTCGGCTCGGCGGTGGAGCTGCGCGAGCGCCTGCGGCAGGTGGAGGAGGGACTGGCGCCCCGGCACCGGATGCCGCGCATCGCCGCGCCACAGCGGCGGCAGGTGACGCTGGTGGCGTGCCGGCTCGCGGACGTGGAGGGGCTGACGGCGCGGCTCGACGCGGAGGACGTGAGCGAGTTGGAGGCGTCCTTCCACCGCAGTTGCTCCGAGGTCATCCAGGAGCACGGTGGCTCCGTCGTGTTGTGCGTGGGCGAGGAGGTGCTCGGCTGTTTCGGCCACCCGGTGGCGCGCGAGGATGACTCGGAGCGCGCGGTGAGCGCGGCGCTGCGCGTGGCCACGGCCCTGGCGCCCGCGCTCCAGGAGTCGCTGTTGCTACCTCCGGGCCGTGAGGTGGCCCTGCAGGTGGGCATCCACACGGACATGGTGGTGATGGACGGCACGTCCATCCAGGGAGAGGCCCCGCGCATGGTGACGTGGATGGCGCGTCAGGCGGCGCCGGGCACCGTGTGCATCAGCGACGCCACGCTCGCGCTGGTGCGCGGCGCCTTCATCACCCAGCCCATGGAGCCCATGCGCTTCACCGGCCTGTCCGGCGTGCGCGACGTGTCACTGCACCAGGTGCTGCGCCCGCGCCGCTCGGCGAGCCGGTTCGACCGCAAGCTGGTGGCGCGTCCGCTCACGCCGTTGGTGGGACGGCGCGCGGAATTGCAATGCCTGCTGGGCTGGTGGGAGCAGGCGAGGAGCGGGCATGGCGTGTGCGGCCTCATCAGCGGCGAGGCGGGCATGGGCAAGTCGCGCCTGCTGCGGGAGGTGCGTGAGCGCGTGCCACCCTTCACCGCGCTCCGGCTGCGGTGTCAGTGCTGGCCCCAGGCGAGCACCAGTGCCTTCGCGCCCATCATCGATTTGCTGCGCCACCTGCTTCAACTGGACACGCAGGACTCGCCCTCGCAGCACCGCGCGCGGCTGGAGGCGGGGCTGGGCGCGCTCGGCCTGGGGCACCAACGCACGTGGGTGTTGTCGGGCCTCGTGGGCCTGTCCGGCGGAGAGGGCGCGCCGCACCTGCGCTACACGCCGGACCGGCTGAAGCAGGAGACGCTGGAGTCGCTGACGGCCCTGCTGCTGCGACTGGCGGAGGAGCGGCCGGTGCTCGCGGAGGTGGAGGACCTGCACTGGGCGGACCCGTCCACGTTGGAGCTGCTGGGCGTCCTGCTGGAGCGGCTGCCGAGCGCGCGCACGTGCCTGCTGCTCACGGCGCGCCCCGACTTCCGCCCGCCCTGGCCCGTGAGCTCTCGCATCCACCGGCTCACGCTGGAGCGACTGCCGGCCGCCATCGCTGGCGAGCTGGTGCGCAAGGCGGCGGGACGACAGGGGCTGTCCTCGGAGACGGTGGCGCGACTGGTGGCTCGGACGGACGGCGTCCCCCTCTTCACGGAGGAGCTGACGCGCACCGTGATGGAGCACTCCGACGCGGAAGCCGGGCCTCCGCGCGTGCTGGCCTCGTCCGTGCCGACGTCGCTGCGCGAGCTGTTGCTCACGCGGTTGGACAGACTGCCCGCGCCGCAGAAGGAGCTGGCCCAGTTGTGCGCCGTGGTGGGGCGCAGCTTCTCTCACGCGCTGCTGGCCTCGTTGTCGGGCCGGAGCGAGGAGTCGCTGCGCAAGGACCTGGCCGGGCTCGTCGCGGAAGGGCTGTTGCAACCGGAGGAGAGCACGGAGCCCCGGTTCAGCTTCCGGCACGCGCTCATCCAGGACGCGGCCTCGGACTCCCTGCCGAGGCACCAGCGGCGGCAGTACCACCGGCGCGTTGCGCGCGTGCTGGCGGAGCAATTCCCCGAGGTGTCCGACGCGCAGCCGGAGCTGCTGGCCTGTCACTACGCGGAGTCGGGACAGGTGGAGGCGGCGCTGCGCTGGTGGGCCCGCGCTGGCGAGCTGGCCAGCCACCGCTCGGCGAACGTGGAGGCCATGAGCCACTTCCGGCAGGCGGTGGACCTGCTGCGCACGCTGCCGCCCACGCGCGAGCGTGCGGGCGAGGAGCTGAAGCTGCTCATCGCGATGTTGCAGCCGCTGGTGCAGGTGCAGGGCTACCACTCGGCCGAGGGCGAGGAGGTGTACACGCGCGTGCGCGCGCTGATGCGCGAGCTGGAGGAGGACCTGCCCCGGTTGGACCCACCGTACTGGGTGGCGTACGCCTACGCCTTCGCGCGGGCGCGGTGGGACGAGGCGCACGAGGTGGCGGAGCGGTTGGTGCGCCTGGGCCGCCGTCATGGCCAGAAGGAGTTGCTGGCGCTCGGCTACCGGATGATGGCCACCGACTGCTTCACCTGGGGACAGGTGCGCGCCGCGCTGGAGCAGGTGGAGCTGGCGCTCGCGTTCTCCGACTTCGGATTGGAACAGCACCAGGCGCTCGCGGTGAAGCACTGGGTCAACCCGCGCGTGGCGGCCCTGGCCTACGGGTCGGTGGTGCACGCGGTGGTGGACGCGCCGGAGCGCTCGCGCGAGTACGGGCGCCAGGCCCTCCGGCTGTCCATGGACATCGGCCATCCCAACACCACGGCCTTCGCGCTGCTGTACGTGTCGCTCGCGTGTCAGCTGCGCCGAGAGCCGCGCGAGGCGTTGGAGCTGTGTGACCGCAACATCGCGCTGTCTCGCGAGCACCACTTCCGCCTGTGGCTGGGCTGGGCCTCGCTCATCCGGGGATGGGCGCAGTCGATGATGGGCAACGCGCGCGAGGGATTGGCGTTCATGGAGTCCGCGCTGGCGCAGTGGCGGCGCTCCGGCTTCGACGCGGGACTGCCGCATGACCTAGGCATGCTGGCGGAGATCCACCTCGTCCTCGGGCAGTCGGAGGAGGCGCTGAGCGCGGTGCACGAGGCGCTCGAGCGGGCCGAGTCGACGCGCGAGGTCTCCTACGAGGCGATGCTGCGAGGGCTGGAAGCAGAGGCCCTGCGAGGCCTGGGGCGCGAGGCGGAGGCGCGTGAGGCCTTCTCACGGGCCCTGCGCGTGGCGGAGGAGCAGGGCGCGCTGGGCTACGGCAGGTTGGTGCGAGAGCGAAGGGTCGGCCGTCCGCAGGTGGAGATGCCGGTGGTGCCCGGCGCGCAGGCGGAGGGCCCGGCACCCCACGCGTGAAGTGACCGGGCTCGAAGCAATCCACGTCACGTTGCGCGCGAGGGCGCTCATACCGTCCGGGAGCGGAGCAGGAGCGTGACGAGATGACATCTCCGACGATGGATGAGGGCGCGAGCGCGGAAGCGGCCGTTGCTCGTGAGCAGGTCGAGGCGCAGCTCCACGCGTACTGTCGACAAGGGGAATACGGGCAGGCGGTGGAGCTGGCGATGCGCGCCTACGGGCCGGAGATACGCCGGCTGATGGCTTCGGTGCTCCACAACCCGGAGCTGGCGAAGGATGCCTTCAGCCTCTTCAGCGAGAACCTGCTGAAGGGACTGCCGGGCTTCCGGTGGGAGAGCTCGTTCCGGACGTGGGCCTACCGGCTGGCGCGCAATGCCTGCTACCACCAGCTCCATGCGCCGGCCTCGCGCGAGCAGCCGGTGAGCGAGCCGGGAGCGAACGAGGCGCAGCGGCAGCGCACGGACACGCAGCCGTGGCGGCGCACGGCGGTGAAGGAGCGCTTCCGCGCGCTGAGAGACCAACTGGAGCCGCACGAGCGGATGCTGCTCATGCTGCGCGTGGACCAGCGGCTGGCCTGGACGGAGATTGCCCGGGTGATGGCCGAGCCGGACGAGCCTGTCACCCGCGAAGCGCTGAACCGCCGTGCCACCGCGCTGCGCCAGCAGTTCCAGCGCGTGAAGGCCCGGCTGCGGGCGCTCGCGATTGAGCAGGGTGTGATTCCGGCGGACCGGTTGGACTCGTAGGGCGGCCTATCGCGCCGCGACGCCGCGGAGCAGGGGGCGTGCTTTTTCCAGCAGCGAGAGGAACTCCTCGCGCTCGGCGTTGCCGGCGACGGTGGCCGCGCGGGCGATTTCACGCACGGACTCGAAGCTC comes from Pyxidicoccus parkwaysis and encodes:
- a CDS encoding protein kinase domain-containing protein encodes the protein MPDWTGDNRRERGSSRPGYDPDLEALDREDFEDTFLRSVARASVPPRLPVPGMRLGDRDGGRYEVLEELGGGAMGQVFRARDQVLQRLVALKFLIPHESIAEAPMIALLRQEGRAIAQLDHEHIVRIFNVDVWSSEPGEPPVPFLVMECLEGESLSALLRRGRPGPRRAMEILDAVAAGLAHAHEHHIVHRDLKPSNVFITRKGKVKILDFGLAWLAAASAPPDVSLSTAGTPPYMSPEQWRGEAQDARTDLWSAGILLFEMLTGEPPYTGSPEEIRERVMSPDPAPSVRERVPALPEAVDRLLASLLAKSPDERLGSAVELRERLRQVEEGLAPRHRMPRIAAPQRRQVTLVACRLADVEGLTARLDAEDVSELEASFHRSCSEVIQEHGGSVVLCVGEEVLGCFGHPVAREDDSERAVSAALRVATALAPALQESLLLPPGREVALQVGIHTDMVVMDGTSIQGEAPRMVTWMARQAAPGTVCISDATLALVRGAFITQPMEPMRFTGLSGVRDVSLHQVLRPRRSASRFDRKLVARPLTPLVGRRAELQCLLGWWEQARSGHGVCGLISGEAGMGKSRLLREVRERVPPFTALRLRCQCWPQASTSAFAPIIDLLRHLLQLDTQDSPSQHRARLEAGLGALGLGHQRTWVLSGLVGLSGGEGAPHLRYTPDRLKQETLESLTALLLRLAEERPVLAEVEDLHWADPSTLELLGVLLERLPSARTCLLLTARPDFRPPWPVSSRIHRLTLERLPAAIAGELVRKAAGRQGLSSETVARLVARTDGVPLFTEELTRTVMEHSDAEAGPPRVLASSVPTSLRELLLTRLDRLPAPQKELAQLCAVVGRSFSHALLASLSGRSEESLRKDLAGLVAEGLLQPEESTEPRFSFRHALIQDAASDSLPRHQRRQYHRRVARVLAEQFPEVSDAQPELLACHYAESGQVEAALRWWARAGELASHRSANVEAMSHFRQAVDLLRTLPPTRERAGEELKLLIAMLQPLVQVQGYHSAEGEEVYTRVRALMRELEEDLPRLDPPYWVAYAYAFARARWDEAHEVAERLVRLGRRHGQKELLALGYRMMATDCFTWGQVRAALEQVELALAFSDFGLEQHQALAVKHWVNPRVAALAYGSVVHAVVDAPERSREYGRQALRLSMDIGHPNTTAFALLYVSLACQLRREPREALELCDRNIALSREHHFRLWLGWASLIRGWAQSMMGNAREGLAFMESALAQWRRSGFDAGLPHDLGMLAEIHLVLGQSEEALSAVHEALERAESTREVSYEAMLRGLEAEALRGLGREAEAREAFSRALRVAEEQGALGYGRLVRERRVGRPQVEMPVVPGAQAEGPAPHA
- a CDS encoding RNA polymerase sigma factor — encoded protein: MTSPTMDEGASAEAAVAREQVEAQLHAYCRQGEYGQAVELAMRAYGPEIRRLMASVLHNPELAKDAFSLFSENLLKGLPGFRWESSFRTWAYRLARNACYHQLHAPASREQPVSEPGANEAQRQRTDTQPWRRTAVKERFRALRDQLEPHERMLLMLRVDQRLAWTEIARVMAEPDEPVTREALNRRATALRQQFQRVKARLRALAIEQGVIPADRLDS